A section of the Bacteroidota bacterium genome encodes:
- a CDS encoding family 10 glycosylhydrolase — protein sequence MKKSILFLSAIIVCNLIATAQLPKHYRCIKTKQSIKIDGRIEEAAWEKANWTDSFLDIEGDKMPQPAYETKVKMLWDDEYLYIAAYLEEPHIWATLQQRDTVIFYDNDFEVFIDPDSDGKFYAELEINAFGTEWDLLLNKPYSKQGIALNQFDIEGLKTAVHIEGTINKMDDKDRFWSIEIAIPFESLKYLHEKNIIPKNNEVWRLNFSRVQWHIETFGSRFIKMCYEGTVKEMPEQNWVWSPQGEINMHIPQKWGYLLFQDFNLSEKLYNREDLFYLENSHSQKHWIWMHDKKDFSTEDWENAFAKIRNAGFDAVLLGAGLDRLNEIIPLALLKGLEIHAWMWTLNCNDKKIIENHPDWYNVNRNGDTSYNKPAYVPYYKWLCPSNMEAREYVNSKVNELSKIKGLAGMHLDYIRHPDVILPIALQPTYGIVQDKEYPEYDYCYCENCKSRFRKEYGLSVDEMDDPTQSKEWKEFRYSLIKEVVEGANQHVSPDKELSAAVFPTPLLARKLVMQGWDDWPLDLVFPMIYHNFYDEDIEWIGESVKAGVDSIVFPLYAGLYIPTMNAEEMKDAINVALKNGAKGISVFDYNAIKDEHWKVLKEVLNEQIKF from the coding sequence TTGAAAAAATCAATACTATTTCTATCTGCAATAATTGTATGTAATTTAATCGCAACTGCTCAACTCCCTAAGCATTATCGTTGTATTAAAACAAAACAATCAATAAAAATTGATGGCAGGATAGAAGAGGCTGCATGGGAAAAAGCAAATTGGACAGATAGTTTCTTGGATATTGAAGGGGATAAAATGCCTCAACCAGCCTATGAAACCAAAGTAAAAATGCTTTGGGATGATGAGTATCTTTATATCGCTGCTTATTTAGAAGAACCTCACATTTGGGCAACACTTCAACAACGAGATACCGTCATTTTTTATGATAATGATTTTGAGGTTTTTATTGATCCTGATAGTGATGGAAAGTTTTATGCAGAGTTGGAAATCAATGCCTTTGGGACAGAATGGGATCTATTGCTGAATAAACCTTATTCAAAGCAAGGAATTGCACTTAATCAGTTTGACATAGAAGGTTTAAAAACGGCTGTTCATATTGAAGGAACCATTAATAAAATGGATGATAAAGACAGATTTTGGAGCATTGAAATAGCCATTCCATTTGAATCTTTGAAATACTTACATGAGAAAAATATTATTCCTAAAAACAATGAAGTCTGGCGATTAAATTTTTCAAGAGTGCAATGGCACATTGAGACCTTTGGTAGTAGGTTTATAAAAATGTGTTATGAAGGAACAGTTAAGGAAATGCCTGAACAGAACTGGGTATGGAGTCCACAAGGAGAAATAAATATGCATATTCCACAAAAATGGGGGTATCTTTTATTTCAGGATTTTAACCTTTCAGAAAAGCTGTACAATAGGGAGGATTTGTTTTATTTAGAAAATAGTCACAGTCAAAAGCATTGGATTTGGATGCATGATAAAAAGGATTTTTCAACCGAAGATTGGGAAAATGCTTTTGCAAAAATTAGAAATGCAGGTTTTGATGCAGTTTTATTGGGTGCTGGCCTTGACCGTTTGAATGAAATTATTCCATTAGCCTTATTAAAAGGACTGGAAATTCATGCCTGGATGTGGACACTCAACTGCAATGACAAAAAGATAATTGAAAATCATCCTGATTGGTATAATGTTAATCGGAATGGTGATACAAGCTATAACAAGCCAGCTTATGTACCTTATTATAAATGGTTGTGCCCGTCAAATATGGAAGCGAGAGAATATGTAAATTCTAAAGTTAATGAATTATCGAAAATTAAAGGATTAGCAGGAATGCATCTCGATTATATTCGCCATCCAGATGTGATATTGCCCATTGCACTGCAACCTACATACGGTATTGTACAGGACAAAGAATATCCTGAATATGATTATTGCTATTGTGAAAACTGCAAAAGCAGGTTTAGGAAAGAGTATGGACTATCAGTTGATGAGATGGATGATCCAACTCAATCTAAGGAATGGAAGGAATTCAGATATAGTTTAATCAAGGAAGTTGTTGAAGGAGCAAATCAACATGTGAGTCCAGACAAAGAATTGAGTGCAGCCGTTTTTCCAACACCTCTACTTGCCAGAAAACTTGTGATGCAAGGCTGGGACGATTGGCCATTGGATTTGGTATTCCCCATGATATATCACAACTTCTATGATGAAGATATTGAGTGGATTGGAGAATCTGTTAAAGCTGGAGTAGATAGTATTGTTTTTCCACTTTATGCTGGATTATACATTCCAACCATGAATGCTGAAGAGATGAAAGATGCAATAAACGTTGCTTTGAAAAATGGAGCAAAAGGGATTTCTGTTTTTGATTACAATGCGATAAAGGATGAACATTGGAAGGTGTTGAAAGAGGTATTAAATGAGCAGATTAAATTTTAA
- a CDS encoding tetratricopeptide repeat protein, with protein MSRLNFNNILKKMRSKTVYLFVLILFGFVGFAQQSKKEIKQDNKRIQISYDGSDYSTVVFIATKLVYNKVDLDSKTFEYWLNSSYLLHDLDAALQCYVYFKHKNIPTKLEKKISSEALVKLNNLQLIYEHYPQVTEGIDHDKSRSEKINTLKNIIEIDPNYIQPYYYLGGFQLNNREYQSAITSMRKVLEVDPKVTYARLVIATAQFYLKQYEKSIAGFELLIKRGEKTEVVYSTKAYAHYNLNQYEKSIDLIEKALNLNQHNKEFCRLKVACERKLEKPMNELESLLKIVEFDIDDKIVNDRIVELANKIDAKNVVLVCLEKCIEKEPQNPGYYLFRIRLYSSQNQNEFENAMSDFDKLISMDSLDAHYYYLKGVFIYNSKIELRKEQAQEVFEKALSLDPYFFKTYDYICRLHMWGDSRITKKYKKLAIKNLNIKVANNPKDGQASFDLAEAYDLPQNGYGSGTKYRDSTLKYYDMALINDFDSMTVIGERKYLYSLLGKYENCIEDNLWMIERSNNPSYLINCYYSLANCYARLEQYEKEKEVLLKIKKDYPDSFLEKRLIEVDKNIKSTHHN; from the coding sequence ATGAGCAGATTAAATTTTAATAATATTTTGAAAAAGATGAGATCAAAAACTGTTTATTTATTTGTGTTGATACTTTTTGGTTTTGTGGGATTTGCACAGCAAAGTAAAAAGGAAATAAAACAAGACAATAAAAGAATACAGATATCATACGATGGGTCAGATTATTCTACGGTTGTATTTATTGCTACAAAACTGGTTTATAATAAGGTTGATCTCGATTCAAAAACGTTTGAATATTGGCTAAACTCCAGTTATCTACTTCATGATTTAGATGCTGCTTTGCAATGCTATGTATATTTTAAGCATAAAAACATTCCAACCAAGCTTGAAAAAAAAATCTCTTCTGAAGCCTTGGTTAAACTCAATAATCTTCAATTAATTTATGAACATTATCCTCAGGTTACTGAAGGAATTGATCATGATAAATCAAGATCTGAGAAGATTAATACCTTAAAAAATATAATAGAAATTGATCCAAATTATATCCAACCATATTACTATTTGGGTGGATTTCAGCTTAACAATAGAGAATATCAATCTGCAATAACCTCAATGAGGAAAGTATTGGAAGTAGATCCAAAGGTAACTTATGCCAGATTGGTAATTGCTACTGCACAATTTTATCTGAAGCAATATGAAAAATCTATTGCAGGTTTTGAATTATTGATAAAACGAGGTGAGAAAACAGAAGTAGTTTATTCAACAAAAGCATATGCTCATTACAATCTGAATCAATACGAGAAATCAATAGATTTAATTGAAAAGGCACTTAATTTAAATCAGCATAATAAGGAGTTTTGTAGACTTAAAGTTGCTTGCGAGAGGAAATTGGAAAAGCCAATGAACGAATTGGAAAGTCTGTTAAAGATTGTTGAATTCGACATTGATGATAAAATAGTTAATGACCGAATTGTTGAATTGGCTAATAAAATAGATGCAAAAAATGTAGTTCTTGTTTGTCTTGAAAAATGCATCGAAAAAGAGCCACAAAACCCCGGCTACTATTTGTTCAGAATCAGATTATATTCAAGCCAAAACCAAAATGAGTTTGAAAATGCCATGAGTGATTTTGATAAACTTATAAGTATGGATAGTCTAGATGCTCATTATTATTATTTAAAAGGAGTATTCATATATAACAGCAAAATTGAACTTCGAAAAGAACAAGCACAGGAAGTATTTGAAAAAGCATTGAGTTTAGATCCCTATTTTTTCAAAACATATGATTATATATGTCGTTTACATATGTGGGGTGACTCTAGAATTACCAAGAAATACAAAAAATTAGCAATAAAAAATCTGAACATTAAAGTAGCAAATAATCCGAAAGATGGCCAAGCTAGCTTTGACTTGGCTGAGGCTTATGATTTACCTCAAAATGGTTATGGTAGTGGCACAAAATACAGGGATTCCACATTGAAATATTATGATATGGCTTTGATTAATGATTTTGACTCTATGACTGTAATTGGTGAACGAAAGTATCTGTATTCACTTCTTGGGAAATATGAAAATTGTATTGAAGATAATCTTTGGATGATTGAACGATCGAATAATCCTTCCTATTTGATTAACTGTTATTATTCACTTGCAAACTGTTACGCACGTTTGGAGCAATATGAAAAAGAAAAGGAAGTTCTTTTGAAAATTAAAAAAGATTACCCAGATAGTTTTTTAGAAAAACGGCTAATTGAGGTGGACAAAAATATTAAAAGCACCCACCATAATTGA